A window of the Oncorhynchus masou masou isolate Uvic2021 chromosome 13, UVic_Omas_1.1, whole genome shotgun sequence genome harbors these coding sequences:
- the LOC135552079 gene encoding protein mono-ADP-ribosyltransferase PARP10-like, whose product MSAESQENRTVEVLGVPEEVEDELLYLYFENKRRSGGGDLVSVKLEGSRALLLFEEAEVASRVLSKRAHVLSNAELTVRKPACKDPRRLLLRGVNPSSCQELVELYVENMMGLDIHDYTLYPSPGRDLVLVHFHQAFNKDFQKLCSKISKKPLDGAQIALEQIDQTDSILMENVHPSITADMLTLYLESQRGGRLEVKEVTMMSEGVARVSFLDFDSVERVLKQSHKLEETDLTVRPYFSFLQSEDSSSSPLTSPLTSVNGTSDGSTTNTQQTDSGGQSQTDSLPADSTSDRSQSSHKGTSEPLVPTLSPPVSQAAAAAQGGMGDLISTPETMSSHISVPDPVKLTLLQASPLAQSLQLAHQGCSIQIREDGVHMAGPDRPTLEQLKNAVLEFLGGVAQAHLTFDPEKAHFLAKQEVKDRLLQTLKENGLPSMYTVSDCVVMVTSLSPSLVSQACSMLKTLLSDFSIPLDRAYECMLYAQEWTGFLQSLTLCSAKVSERGQIDVLTLRGLEEEKQAKIVEFLSTPIETEAIISMEPGMLKYIQTHHHQLLADMNQVSIFPLDAHGVCGLRIQGNAAACQMADEVLRGVVLSTETRTITVKQTGVARFLIQEGEGTSILREMQTKFQVYINMEKVHWEPLDNEDIFEAAWNMTSHQSFQRSSLQASTSVLTCTMQTSNSLSALDRGRIEEAKKLFSAIDEMVDSDLSGMTGTTDMEEDLFPAEKPMAPSSDQGPDRDSANVEVEEEAPLPLVEGGDSDDVVATAPVVTQDGEMSRAMQLSTTLEEEAQMSLAIQYSMETTKRSLADEEEEELQKVLELSRKMTKMTRDDGGAMPTASLPTAGYHLDQAVQVSLQEAIQSANSATIFVFAGYSCDLVRVDIALNKRVSNKQHKEKLVHRSLRSLSPYHRWCLDLIKRKHAVEVTIQGTTAIISGFKDFVTGAMPDMKLLLRRISTTTSDADILRTVQWAWHDPASPGTETPYAPEATVFMENAWKMRQEKVDILLNNLPHIINFEKMQEYNVASGKSVTISRKMLSSDDVYSEMQDEDYSLLSNLPETSRMNKDSDEFRDVVKDFYDSIQEFHNEIRIVKVEKLMNRLLYNQYRLKKASINQSTTDPEVERTLYHGTSETSVKEICVHGFNRSFCGKNATVYGQGVYFAVNSALSIQDQYSPPNADGHKFVFVTKVLTGDFTQGSHSMKTAPLKESSDIPLRYDSVADKTDNPSLFVIFNDTQAYPEYLITCQKIHR is encoded by the exons ATGTCTGCTGAAAGCCAAGAGAACCGGACAGTGGAGGTGCTGGGAGTaccagaggaggtggaggatgagcTGTTGTATTTGTACTTTGAGAACAAGCGTCGTTCTGGGGGAGGTGATCTGGTGTCTGTGAAGCTGGAAGGGAGCCGCGCCTTACTGCTGTTTGAAGAGGCGGAGG TTGCATCAAGGGTCCTGTCTAAAAGAGCACATGTCCTGAGCAATGCTGAGCTGACCGTGAGGAAGCCTGCGTGTAAGGATCCACGGAGGCTGCTGCTGCGGGGGGTTAACCCATCCAGCTGTCAGGAGCTGGTGGAGCTGTATGTAGAGAACATGATGGGGCTGGACATTCACGACTACACTCTATACCCCTCACCTGGCAGGGACCTGGTCCTAGTACACTTCCATCAGGCCTTCAATAAAG ACTTCCAGAAGCTTTGCTCAAAGATCTCTAAGAAGCCTCTGGATGGAGCGCAGATCGCTCTGGAACAGATCGATCAAACTGACTCCATCCTAATGGAGAACGTGCACCCCAGCATCACAGCAGACATGCTTACTCTGTACCTGGAGAGTCAACGGGGCGGGCGCCTTGAAGTTAAGGAGGTCACCATGATGTCAGAGGGGGTTGCCAGGGTCTCCTTCCTGGACTTTGACT CAGTGGAACGTGTCCTTAAACAATCACATAAACTGGAGGAGACAGATCTGACGGTCAGgccttacttctccttcctccaATCAGAGGACAGCTCCTCCTCACCCCTGACCTCTCCCCTGACCTCTGTGAATGGAACATCAGATGGTAGCACAACGaacacacagcagacagacagtggtggTCAATcacagactgattctctccctGCAGACAGTACCAGTGACCGTTCTCAGTCCTCTCACAAGGGTACCTCTGAGCCTCTGGTCCCCACTCTGTCCCCCCCTGTGTCCCAGGCAGCAGCGGCAGCCCAGGGAGGCATGGGTGACCTAATTTCGACCCCAGAGACCATGTCTAGCCACATTTCCGTCCCAGACCCGGTGAAACTCACCCTGCTCCAGGCCAGTCCCCTGGCCCAGAGCCTCCAGCTGGCCCACCAAGGCTGTAGCATCCAGATCAGGGAGGACGGGGTCCACATGGCCGGGCCTGACCGGCCAACGCTGGAGCAGTTGAAGAATGCTGTGTTGGAGTTCCTTGGGGGCGTGGCCCAGGCTCATCTCACCTTTGACCCAGAAAAGGCCCACTTCCTGGCCAAACAGGAAGTGAAGGACAGGCTGCTACAGACGTTGAAAGAAAACGGGCTGCCGTCCATGTACACCGTGTCGGACTGTGTCGTCATGGTAacgtctctgtctcccagcttgGTGAGCCAGGCATGTAGCATGTTGAAGACTCTGCTGTCTGACTTCAGTATCCCTCTGGACAGAGCGTACGAGTGTATGCTGTACGCCCAGGAGTGGACTGGCTTCCTCCAGTCTCTGACTCTTTGCTCAGCTAAGGTGTCCGAAAGAGGACAGATAGATGTCCTGACactgagagggttggaggaggagaagcaggcTAAGATAGTGGAGTTCCTCAGTACACCCATTGAAACAGAGGCTATCATCTCTATGGAGCCAGGCATGTTGAAGTACATCCAGACCCATCATCATCAGCTACTGGCTGATATGAACCAGGTGTCTATCTTCCCTCTAGACGCACATGGCGTCTGTGGACTCAGA ATCCAAGGCAATGCTGCGGCATGTCAAATGGCCGATGAGGTTCTGAGGGGCGTGGTGTTGTCCACCGAGACCAGAACCATCACGGTGAAACAGACGGGCGTGGCGCGGTTCCTCATCCAGGAGGGGGAGGGGACCAGCATCCTCAGGGAGATGCAGACTAAGTTCCAGGTCTACATAAACATGGAGAAGGTGCACTGGGAACCCCTGGACAACGAG GACATCTTTGAGGCTGCGTGGAATATGACGTCCCATCAGAGCTTCCAGAGAAGTTCCTTACAGGCCTCCACATCAGTTCTGACTTGCACTATGCAGACGTCCAACAGCCTCTCAGCTTTAGACAGAG GTCGTATAGAGGAGGCAAAGAAGCTGTTCTCAGCCATAGATGAGATGGTGGACTCTGATCTCTCCGGTATGACCGGAACCACTGACATGGAGGAGGATCTGTTTCCGGCCGAGAAACCCATGGCCCCGAgctctgaccagggcccagacAGGGACAGCGCTAACgttgaggtggaggaagaggctcCACTGCCCCtggtggagggaggggatagTGACGATGTGGTTGCTACTGCTCCTGTGGTGACTCAGGATGGAGAGATGTCCCGGGCCATGCAACTCTCcactaccctggaggaggaggcGCAGATGTCCCTGGCCATCCAGTACTCTATGGAGACCACCAAGAGGTCCCTGgctgatgaggaggaggaggagctgcagAAGGTTCTAGAGCTGTCCAGGAAGATGACGAAGATGACTCGGGATGATGGCGGCGCCATGCCTACCGCTTCCCTCCCTACTGCTGGCTACCACCTCGATCAGGCTGTCCAGGTATCTCTGCAGGAGGCCATTCAGTCAGCCAACTCGGCAACAATCTTTGTGTTCGCAGGCTACAGTTGTGACCTGGTCAGAGTGGACATTGCCCTGAACAAGAGGGTCAGTAATAAACAGCATAAGGAGAAGCTAGTGCACCGCAGCCTGAGGAGCCTGTCTCCGTATCACAG GTGGTGTCTGGACCTCATCAAGAGGAAACACGCCGTGGAGGTCACCATCCAGGGAACTACGGCAATCATCTCCGGGTTCAAGGACTTTGTTACCGGTGCGATGCCGGACATGAAGCTGCTGCTAAGGAGGATCTCCACGACGACGTCAGACGCCGACATCCTGCGGACAGTGCAATGGGCGTGGCACGACCCGGCGTCGCCAGGGACGGAGACCCCGTACGCTCCGGAGGCGACAGTGTTCATGGAGAACGCCTGGAAGATGAGGCAGGAAAAGGTCGACATCCTGCTCAACAACCTGCCGCACATCATCAACTTTGAGAAGATGCAGGAGTACAACGTGGCCTCTGGGAAGTCCGTCACCATCTCCAGGAAGATGCTGAGCTCCGATGACGTGTACTCGGAGATGCAAG ATGAGGACTACAGTCTACTGTCCAACCTGCCTGAAACGTCCAGAATGAACAAGGATTCTGATGAGTTCCGGGATGTTGTGAAAGACTTCTACGACTCCATACAGGAGTTCCACAACGAAATCCGAATCGTTAAG GTTGAGAAGCTGATGAATAGGCTTCTGTACAACCAGTACAGACTGAAGAAGGCTAGTATAAATCAGAGTACCACTGACCCAGAAGTGGAGCGGACTCTGTACCACGGCACAAGCGAGACCAGCGTGAAAGAGATCTGTGTTCATGGCTTCAATAGAAGCTTCTGTGGAAAGAATG CCACTGTGTACGGTCAGGGGGTCTACTTTGCTGTGAACTCGGCCCTGTCCATCCAGGATCAATATTCTCCCCCCAACGCAGACGGACACAAGTTTGTGTTTGTGACCAAGGTGCTGACTGGGGACTTCACTCAGGGCAGTCACTCCATGAAGACGGCACCTCTGAAGGAGAGCTCTGACATACCCCTCCGATACGACAGCGTGGCAGATAAGACGGACAACCCCTCTCTGTTTGTGATCTTCAACGACACACAGGCTTACCCTGAGTATCTCATCACATGTCAGAAGATTCACCGCTGA